AAGCGTCGGCCGCTGGAGCTTTTCAAGCACCCGGATCCGCGTGGATGGAGAGAAACTCCAGATACTCTACGAGGGCGGCGTGCTGCGGGTGAATGACCGGAACTTCGGTTCTTTCTCCAAAGGCGATGCCGTGGATCTGCGGATGCCGGGACGGGTGTTCGTGAATGACAAGGAACGCCTCCCTGTGGAGCCGTAACCTGTCTCCGGAGTGGATCGCCCGGGTAGCGGCATGGCTGCGCCATGACGGCTGGGTGGATGTCACCTGCGTTGAAGCGTGATTTCCCTTTCGATGGGATCTCAGACGGGATTGGAATCGAGGGATGATGGTGGATCTCCCCCGCCGTCGTGGCGCAGCCACGACGCTACGCCACGAAAAGAACATCGACGATACGGGCAGTTCCCCGTCCAATCGTGGTCAAGCATGAGCACGGATGATTCCAGTCTCCCCTCTCCGGCGGCGGTGACCGCTTTGCAGGAATTGGAGCTGCAGGCGGTTCGGCTCCGGGCGAGACTGGCGAATGCCGATGATCTGTTCCGTGCGGCGGATGCGGCGCTGGATGCGGGCATCTACTCTCCCGGGCTGGCGGAGGTGGCATTTTTCGCGGAGAAGCAGCTTTCGGAACTGAGTGTCCCCTACCTGGCGGCGATGGGGGATCTCGGGATCATCACTCCGGAGAATGAGGAGGGCATCATCTGGTATCTGCTGCGGCGATATATCGGTGATGTCGCGGCGGGAACCGTTGGACCGAAGGTTGGTGCGGCCCGTGTGGTGAGCGAGGTTGATCGTCATTTCCACCTGGATCAACGGATCAAGAAATATGTGGGGGATTCCCACGGCATTGAGTATATCATGAGCCTCTACTATGCCTACGATGATGTGGATGAGAACCGCTTCGCGGAGGTGGATGGGTTGCTGGTGGAAGCATGCCGGGAGTGGATGCAGGAGGCTCTTGAGGGTGAGAGAGGCGTGAGATGATGGTGTTGGGTAGCGGCATGGCTGCGCCATGACGGCTGGGTGGGCGTCACCTGGCGTTGGAGCATGATTTTTCACTCGATGGGATCTCAGCCAGGATTGGAATCGAGGGATGATGGTGGATCTCCCCCGCCGTCGTGGCGCAGCCACGACGCTACCCTGCGACCACGACGCTACCCTGCGACCACGACGCTACCCTGCGACGGCGCTAGGTGGACGCTACGGATACAGATTCGTGAAGAATGCGGTTGTGGAAAACCAAGCGGGTGGTGAATCCTCATCGCCACCATGGCAACGCCATGAAGCGACCTTCCATTTTCCATGCCCCTGCGTGACGAACCCCCGGATGAACTGAAGCGGCTGCCTGCGGCGTGGTATCGAGGGCACGCGTGGGTTCACTGGACAATGACCATCGATGGACGGAAGCGTGGATGGCTGGATGAGGCGATGCATTTCCGCGTGCGGGAACTGCTGATCCATACGTGCCACCGATACGCGCTGGTCTGTGCGGGTTATTGCCTGATGCCGGATCACGGGCATTTCCTCCTGATGGGGACGTCGGCGGACTCGGACCAGGTGGCGGCGGTGGAGTTTTTCCGCAGGGGATGGAACCGATTGCTGCGGGAGCGGGATATGAAACTCCAGAGACAGGCATTCGACCACGTGCTGGTGGAGAGTGAGAGAAATCCGCAGGCGTTCGAGGATGTGCTGCTTTATGTTTTCAGGAATCCGGAGCGGGCGGGTTTGGTGGAAGCGTGGGAAGAGTGGCCTTTCCTCGGTTCGGTCGCGGCAGGGTATCCGGATGTGGACCCACGCGAAAGGAAGGGCTGGTGGGCGAGGTTCTGGACGATCCATAACAAGGAGACGACGCGGAATAAGGAGATGGGTCGGTAGCGGCATGGCTGCGCCATGACGGCGGGGTAGACGTCATCTCATCCTTCCGCTTGTTTCTTTGATGGAGCGTGAGAAGGATGCGGAGTCGCGGGGTGATGGTGAATCTACCCAACCGTCGTGGCGCAGCCACGACGCTACCTTTCGGTGGCGACGGGCATACCGGTACGGGCGGATTCGTCGGCGGCGAAGACGATGCGGTGGGTGTGGAGGGCGGTGGCGAAATCGGTGAGGGGCATGTGCTGGCCGCGGTCGAGGGCGTCGAAGAAGGCCTGGAACTGGCGCTGGAAGGGGTGGTCGTGGACGTCGCCGGAACCGATCATGGTCATGGCGAGGTTGCTCCACCGGGACTTGTCGGTGTGGAGCTTCATGGAATGGAACTGGTTGTCGAGCAGGCTGCCCTCGCTGCCGCAGAGGTGGGTGTGGAAATAATAGGGCTGGAGGCAATCGACGATGGCGGAGCATTTGGCGACACGACCGTCGCGGAATTTCACGAGGGTGACGCTGCTGGTGTCGTATTCGTAGGGGGCGAAGATGGGGCTGCGGGAGCGGGTGGACATGCTGGTGACGGAGGCGACGTCGCCGCCCATGCAGAGGAGCATGGCATCGACGGCATGGCAGCCGGCGGTGAGGAGGGCGCTGCCTCCGCCATTGGCCTTCGCATTCCACTCGAACTGGCCGTACCACGGGCCGATGCCGTGGTAGTAGTCGACCTCGGCGTAGTGGAGGTCACCGAGGAGGCATTGGTCGATGACGGCCTTGATGGTGGTGAACTGCCCGGAGAAGCGGCCGTTGAAGCAGACGCAGGCTTTGGTGTTGTTCTCTTCAAATGCGGCGCCGATGCGCAGGCAGTCGATCCAGTTGAGGGCGATGGGTTTTTCCAGGATGACATGCTTTCCGGCATGGGCGGCGGCGATGGCTTGCTCCGCGTGGAGACCGGCGAAGCTGCAGATGGAGATGACGTGGATGTCAGGATCCGCGAGCATGTCCGCGTAGGTGGCGTAGGTGCGGATGGGGTGGCCGTGGCGGGCTGCCAGTTCCTTTTCATCGTGCGGGCGCGATGAGTAGAGGCCGGTGACACGGGCCTGGGTGCTGGCATTGATGGCGGGGATGTGGGCGGAGGCGACCCAGCCGTATCCGACGAGTCCGACGTTGTATCTGATCATGGGTTGAGGAGGACGGTGCCGACGGGTCCGGCGGCGGGTGCATGGAGTCCGGCGATGCGGTGGCGGTAGGCCTTGGGCGTGCAGCCCTGGATGCGCTTGAACTGGCGCTGGAAGTTGGCGATGGAGTCGAAACCGCAGTCCCAGGCGATCTCGCCGACGGGCTTGTCGGTCTCCGCAAGGAGGCGGCAGACGCGGGAGATGCGGATTTCGTTGAGGTAGGTGGGGAAGGTTTTGCCGGTGCGGGAGCGGAAGTAGCGGCTGAAGGTGATCTCGCTCATGCGCAGGTGACGGGCGATGTCGGAGAGGTAGATGGGGCTGCCGATGTGGTCCTGGATGAAGTTGCAGATGGCGGACATGGTCTCGCCGTCGGAGTGGACGACCTCCGGGGTGAAGCCGTAGGAGGAGATGGTTTCGAGATCGGGCGAGGTGGAGAGATCTTCCAGGATTTCGAGCAGGAGGATCATGCGGCGGAGGGAGGAAACGCCGGTCATTTTCAGCATGGCGGCCTGGATGCGGTCGCGCGTGGGGCCGAGGATGCGGAAGCCGTCGGCGGCCTGGTGGAGGAGGCGCTGGAGGGGGGCGGTGTCGCCCTGGGAGGACCAGCGGGTGCCCATGAAGTCGGGGTGGAACTGGATGTTGAGGGCATCGACAGGGCGGAACCTGGTGCCGGGGATGCGGTCGTTGCGGTAGTCGTGCGGGAGGTTGGAGCCGAGGAAGGTGAGGTCGCCTTCGTGGAGGTTCTCGATCTTGTCACCGACACGGCGGCAGCTCCCGCCGGAAAGGACAAGGGTGATCTCCAGCTCCGGGTGGAAGTGCCAGATGCAGCCGAAGTCATCCCCGCGGATGCGCTTGCAGGAGACCCATTCGGTGCCGTCTGAGCATTCGAGCTGTTCGTGGACTGGCTTGGTGGTGCGTGGGATCATGGAGATTGGGGGAACATTGAACATCGAACGTCCAACATTGAACATCGAAGTGAAGAGAAGTGGGAGATGAACATCGAACATCGAACGCCCAACATTGAATGTTGAAGGGAAGATGGGTGGGTGGGGTTGGTGATGGGGGTCGGAGGTGGGTGGCGGTTTTTTTAAGCGCGGATTATGGGATTAAAGGATTCCGCGGATTGGGGGATGAGGTTTGGGATCGTGGCTGTGGCGTCCCGCCGTCGCTTGGGGAGGGTGGGATGGAGCGCGGACTTCAGTCCGCATGGAGGTGGCTGGGGTTTGGGGTTCCGGGTGCTGTGGGACGGACTGAAGTCCGCGCTCCGTGCGGGTGCTATGGAGAAGAGTTGCGGCGTGACGCCGCAACCACGGTTTGCGGGCGGAAATGGATGGTTGGCCCGCTATGTCGCTGCGCTCCATTGCGGCGGGACGCCGCAGCCACGGAAGTGGGGGTTGGGGAGGTAGGCGGGTCCGAGGGCGTTGGCGAGGGGGTCGGTGTCGTGGCGGGAGAAGCCGTCGTGCTGGTGGCGCCACCAGCCTTCGGCGAGGTCGAATGCCCCGGAAAGGCGGCCCATGTGGCGGGCGTGGTCTTCCATGGACTGGAGGTAGTCGTCCATGCCTTGGGTGGCGTCCAGCCACTCGCGCTGGCTGCGGTGGCAGGCGAGCGCCTTCATGGACTGGCGGTGGACGCTGGTGGTGTCCACCCAGGCGCTGGGGATGACGGGCCGCCGGATGGGATCGCACGCGCCGTGGGGCATGCAGTGATAGACGGCGATGTCATCCGGATACGACGGCAGCGGTGGATCGGTGACGTAGTTGGCGATGGTGTGGGTGAAGGCGGCGGACACGGCGAGCCGCGCGGTCTCCATGTGGTCCTCCATGTAGTCCTGCAACGGATGGGTGAGGACGATGGCGGGCCGCACCTCCCGGATGACGGCGGCGACTTTCCGCAGCAAGGCGCTGCCGTAGATGATCTCCATGTCATCCGTGATGGGCGGGTGCCATGTGGCGCTGATGAGGCGGGCGGCGTCCCGGGCCTCCTCCGCGCGGATCTCCGTGGTGCGCGCGGAATCATACAGGGTGCTGCCGCCATTTCCGGTGGCGAGGTTGAAGCAATGGATGTTCCATCCTGCCCGGCGGAGCAGGAGGAGGGTGCCGCACATCTTGAACTCGATGTCGTCCGGATGGGCGGCGATGGCGATGGCTGTCTGACGGCTCATTGCGTGGGTGGAAAGTACGGCGGAAAGATCAGCGGGCGGAGAGGACGGCGGAGATGCGCTCGCGGAGGTTGAGGAGCTTCGCGGGGTCCGTGTCATAGGTGGTGACGCCGGTGA
The sequence above is drawn from the Akkermansiaceae bacterium genome and encodes:
- a CDS encoding transposase, which codes for MPLRDEPPDELKRLPAAWYRGHAWVHWTMTIDGRKRGWLDEAMHFRVRELLIHTCHRYALVCAGYCLMPDHGHFLLMGTSADSDQVAAVEFFRRGWNRLLRERDMKLQRQAFDHVLVESERNPQAFEDVLLYVFRNPERAGLVEAWEEWPFLGSVAAGYPDVDPRERKGWWARFWTIHNKETTRNKEMGR
- a CDS encoding Gfo/Idh/MocA family oxidoreductase; translated protein: MIRYNVGLVGYGWVASAHIPAINASTQARVTGLYSSRPHDEKELAARHGHPIRTYATYADMLADPDIHVISICSFAGLHAEQAIAAAHAGKHVILEKPIALNWIDCLRIGAAFEENNTKACVCFNGRFSGQFTTIKAVIDQCLLGDLHYAEVDYYHGIGPWYGQFEWNAKANGGGSALLTAGCHAVDAMLLCMGGDVASVTSMSTRSRSPIFAPYEYDTSSVTLVKFRDGRVAKCSAIVDCLQPYYFHTHLCGSEGSLLDNQFHSMKLHTDKSRWSNLAMTMIGSGDVHDHPFQRQFQAFFDALDRGQHMPLTDFATALHTHRIVFAADESARTGMPVATER
- a CDS encoding helix-turn-helix domain-containing protein is translated as MIPRTTKPVHEQLECSDGTEWVSCKRIRGDDFGCIWHFHPELEITLVLSGGSCRRVGDKIENLHEGDLTFLGSNLPHDYRNDRIPGTRFRPVDALNIQFHPDFMGTRWSSQGDTAPLQRLLHQAADGFRILGPTRDRIQAAMLKMTGVSSLRRMILLLEILEDLSTSPDLETISSYGFTPEVVHSDGETMSAICNFIQDHIGSPIYLSDIARHLRMSEITFSRYFRSRTGKTFPTYLNEIRISRVCRLLAETDKPVGEIAWDCGFDSIANFQRQFKRIQGCTPKAYRHRIAGLHAPAAGPVGTVLLNP
- a CDS encoding PIG-L family deacetylase — translated: MSRQTAIAIAAHPDDIEFKMCGTLLLLRRAGWNIHCFNLATGNGGSTLYDSARTTEIRAEEARDAARLISATWHPPITDDMEIIYGSALLRKVAAVIREVRPAIVLTHPLQDYMEDHMETARLAVSAAFTHTIANYVTDPPLPSYPDDIAVYHCMPHGACDPIRRPVIPSAWVDTTSVHRQSMKALACHRSQREWLDATQGMDDYLQSMEDHARHMGRLSGAFDLAEGWWRHQHDGFSRHDTDPLANALGPAYLPNPHFRGCGVPPQWSAAT